A window of Candidatus Nitrosotenuis uzonensis genomic DNA:
CCGATGCTGTTGAAAATCTTCTTGATTGGTGTGAAGAGCTCGATATCAAAATAATTACGCTGTACGTGTTGTCCACTGAAAACTTGGCAAGGGCAGATAAAGAACTAGACTATCTTTTTGATCTTATCCATCAACGACTAGAGAAACTTTACAACGACCCAAGAATCCACAAAAACAAAATGCGCGTCAAGGCCATAGGAAGAACGGAGCTTTTACCAGATTTTATCAACGATGTTCTAAACAGACTGGATGAGACTACCAAGAATTACGACCGACATTATCTGAACATAGCAATTGCGTATGGAGGGCAGATGGAGCTTGTAGACGCAGTAAAAAAAATTGCGGCAAAAGTCAGAGATGGCACGTTGGAAATTAACGACATAAATAAAGAGACTGTGGAATCAAATCTTTACACCGCACATCTGCCACAGTCATCTCCTGATCTTATTTTAAGAACTTCTGGGGAGCAGAGAATGAGTGGGTTTTTGTTGTGGCAGGGAGCTTACAGCGAGCTTATTTTCATGGACATTTTGTGGCCAGAATTTAGAAAAATCGACCTGCTAAGGGCCATACGAACGTTCCAAAAGAGAAATAGAAGGATAGGAAAATGAGCATTTATGGTAGATGAGCGATCTTCTGGAATACTCTTGTTTCGCCACGAAGGTGAAAAAGTCAAGTTTTTGCTTTTACACTATCCGTCAGGGCATTGGGATTTCATAAAAGGAAGAATCGAAAAGAATGAGCAGTTAAAGGAGGCTGCCCTTAGGGAGGCACGTGAGGAAACAGGCATAACAGACATAGAGTTCGTAGACGGATATGAGGAAAAAATTCAGTACAGTTATCAGTACGACGGCAAGACCATACAAAAGGAGGTTGTCTTCTTTTTAGCAAAGACAAAGACATCAGATGTCATACTATCTGATGAGCATCTTGATTTTGTATGGCTCGAATTTGATGAAGCTTACAAAAAGATCACATATCAGAATGCAAGAACTCTGTTGGCAAAGGCAAGAAGTTTAGTTTTTGGTCAGATCAAATAGTGATTTGGCAGCTTGCTTTGGGTCTTTTGCTGCAAGTATAGTTCTACCGACTATCAGGTAGGATGATCCGGCGGCGATTGTTTTTTGTATGTCACCACCCTGTGTTCCTATTCCCGGCGAGTAAATCTCAAGTTTGTTTTTGGTTTTTTTCTTACAAAACATCACAATTTCAGGGAATGTTGCTCCAACTATGATTCCATCTGTCTGCATCTTTATTGCCCACTTGAGAAATAAATGATAAAGTGGAGTTTTTTGCGAGTCTACTGGAAGCTCGTACGTAACTTTGGCCTCAGGTGAACTCATATGGCATAACGAGATTATGCCTTTCCTGTTTTTGTGCGCAAGGCGGACCAGATTTTGCAGGTTTGCAGGCCCCATCATAGGATTGACGATAACGGCATCAAAGCCCATGTCCCAGAGTGTCCGAACAGTAACGTTGTTGGTGTTTCCTATATCGTTTAGTTTGATGTCTGCAATGCATACAAGACCAGAATCATGTGCAGTTTTTGTTATTTTTTTTATCTGTTTGTAGCCAAGAGGAAGCAACACGTGAAAGTTCATCTTGATGGCGCAGATGTATCTGCTCAGATTTCTTATATTTTGCAGAGTTTTTGACTCAAAGTTAGTTGCTTTATCATAATCGTTTGCAAGGATCAGCGGGCTCTTTTCTGATGCGAGGCTCCGAATTGCTTGCCTGTAGCTAGTCATAGCTGATTAGCGGATGCGTTTCTTTGAGCTTTATTATCTTGATGTAGGAATAGCCATGTTCGTTGAGGTTGTCTGTGAATACCGGCACGTTTCCGTTATTCATGGCATACTTGAGGAACGGCTGCGACGGCTCAGAATCAAGTGTTACGTGACAAAAATAAGACGGCCCGTCTTCATTGAAGTTCATAAAGACGCCCACAAACCATTTGTCCTTATATGGGAATGCAAAAAGCGGGAACGGTGCTTCGTCATAGCCATAGCTCATCTTCGCTAGGCTTGCCAGATCCTCCAGTTCGATAAGTTCGTATCTTTCTTTGTGCTCATCTTGCAGTTGTTGCCTGAGCGAGGGTGGAAGTGACTTGATCTTTACTATTGGTGAATATAATCGCGTAGGCTCAGATATTGCGTCAACAACTGTGCAGTCTTCCTTGCCACTCTTAAATCCGTACGCAAGATAGTGCCCCATCTTTTCGGCAGGCACGTAGTATATTATCGGGCTTGTCTTTAGCAGGTCCATTTGAATTGAAAGTATTTTCTTACCGTCGTGCTCATGTAGGAACGATATGCGCGGGGTACGCTCAAGTGCACAAACTAGGCGTGAAAATTCCAGTGTCGAGGCAACTTGAATATATTTTGGCGAAAGTGGTTTTTCCACAACCTCTGTAAAATAATTGACAAATTAAAGCTTATCAAAAATTTTTTGAAAAAACTAACTTCGCAAATCTATAATGTCGGTCACGCCCGGCCCGGTGCCAATCAACGTCACAGGCACGTCAGTCTCGTCCTCGATTTTTGTAACAAATGCCTTTGCCTTATCGCTGAGTGTATCAAATGATTGTGCGTGTGCGCATTCAGGAAAGAGCACGTCCAGTTTGGTCAGCCCTATTTGTGTTGCGCTGTTGAGCATGACTGCACGCTTGGCCATGTTGAAATTGAATTCGGCTGCACGTCTTTGCCTGCCTGTAACCGTGCCTATCTCCGCCCAGCCCCTAGCTGCTGTCTCCTCCTTTGAGAGCTCTCCCTCAAGCAGCCCTTCGCCCACGCGTGTTACATATGATTTGAATACCACCATCACATCATCTACATTTTTGGGGCCAAGGCCAATATCTGCGCATATTCCTGAGGCAGTCACATCCTTTGAAGTGACATACGGATACGAGCCATGAAATAGAGATAGAAATGTGCCTTGTGTGCCTTCAACTAGTACGTTTTCGTCATGCTCAAGGGCCAGGTTGATTTCTGCAGGCACGTCGGCAAGGTACTGTTTTAGAGACGGGATGTCACGTGCCATCTTTAGCGTACGCATTGCTCTGTCTGCGTTTGCAGGTCCTGTGCCAGAGCCGGTGCTTCCAATCTTTTCCTTCAATCTGCCAGCCGAATCAGCATCGGTGTGAATTTTTTCTATTATACCTGTGTTATAGTCTACAAAAGTTCTGCTCGCTACATCAAATTCCGATATCTCCTTGTGCAGAACATCAGGGTTTACTACCACTCCAGGGCCAATCATCAGTTTTGCTTTCTTGTTAAGAAAGCCACTTGGCAGCATCCTTACTTTGTATTTTTTATTGCCATCTTCTATAGTGTGTCCTGCATTTGGTCCTGCGCCACCTCGTACGACAATTGTAGGTTTGTCTTTCTGTGCAAGATACGAGATTATCTTGCCCTTTCCCTCATCCCCGAAGAATCCTCCAACAATGACAAGTGATGGCATGTTGTTTCCAAGTTCTAACTTAATTTAAGCCAAGACGGACTTGATCGCAGAGATGAATTTTTAATCTTGGCGATCTGAAAGCCTGTGTGGCAGCTCAGAACCATGCCGGGAACATAATTGTAAATCTAGCAAGTCTCCCAGACTTCCTTCGAAAACCCATTTTAAAGAAGAGAATGGACGAGTTCTTTACCATGTCAGTTCCAGACAGACATGAGGTCATCAATAACGCTCTTGCTGCTGGCCCCACCATCCCGTTTCCAAATTTTGCCAAATTATTCAAAACATGGCTTGAGATACTTGCTTCAATAGAGGAGGATAAAAGAGAAGTTATGTTCTCAACATACATTGGAGAGATATTGAAAAACCCTCAAAAGTTGATTCTGTTCAATCTCGACGGCATACTGGGAATATTCTTAGAACTTGAACAACCCAAGAAGGAGGCCATATCAAACACAATAAGACAGATATTTTCCAAGCTTACGGATCAGGAAAGAAGCAGTCTTGAGTGGATTATACCGCAGAATGCAAAGGCGCATCTTGGAATCTAGACTTGAGGTTTGTCGGGCTTGCGATTATTCTCATTTGTAAAGTCAATAATATCCCCCTGAGGCGTGAGTACTCCGACAAAGATTTTCTCGTTCTTTTTTAACAGTTTTCTGTGCTCTGGAAGCGACATGTCCAGCCTCAGCTCGTTCATCACCATTATTCTGTACGTCTTCCATTCTTCCCAGCATTTGTTGCAGCATGGATAGGTAGAAGCCACAGGATCAAGCTGCTCAGAATCTGGGATCTCAGACTTGCATTTTGTGCAGTTTCTTGCCATTATCTACCGCACAAAGCAAATTCAATTTAATTCTTGGGCTAATTGTGGCCGTATTAGACACGCTTGGCAATGAATAATAATCAAACGCAACAAGAACTTTGTGTGAAGATAAAATGCCCAAAATGTAAAGGAATTGCAGAGCTTGCATCAGATTTTTCTTTTGTAAAATGTGGACAGTGTGATCTGGACATGACATACGGTGAATATGTCAGATTTGTGGCTCATAATGATGTTACATACTCTGACATTTTAGGCGATTATGCAGGTTCTACTGAGGGTCAAAGTGCAGGCACGCTTGATGAATGGGATTAACTTTAAAATAAATAATTGCAAGTAACAGTGATGGCAGAATTATTTTTAGAAAGTATTCTTAATCTGATCGGTTTTGTCGTAGGCCTTGTTATTGGAATAATTTCCGCAATAGGCTATAGAAACACTGGCAGTCCTACATTATTTAGGCTGACTCTTGCATTTCTATCAATTAGTGCAGGATTTATCATAATGTGGATAGGTCAGATGGTCGGCACTTACACAGCGCCTCAAGAGGTAAGATGGGTGCAGACAGTGGGCATAGGAGTGCAAACCATAGGATACTTTTTCATTGCTTTCTCACACACAATCAAATCATTTTTCCCAAAATCCAACTATCTCAGATCCATTGTAATACTGCCGTTGTTTTTGATTTCGTTCGTATCGATTGAGAACATCATCAGATCATTTTCATTCATTTTGTTAATCTACGGTTCAATCGAAACTATAATGTCGTATTTTGAGAGCAGGCGCAGAACTGCTTTGTTTGTGGCCGCAGGTCTTGGCGCACTTGCGTTTGGTGAGTTCCTCGGTTGGTATTATTTTGTATTTCCACAATCTGTGCTAAATGTGGTTTCAATAACTGTCAAGATTGCAGGTCTCCTGATGCTATTTGTACCTGTAACCAAGGTACCGCTTAAAAAAATCAAATTTGACGAGAACATTTGAGGCTAAATTTACTTCCGTGAGATGATTTTGTCAAAAAAAATTTGCCCTTTAATATATTGGAAGATTACGGCAGACATAACTTGGTAAATTTGCTTAGAACTACAGTGTACCGCACCCATATGAAAATAATAGGAGATATCCTTACCACGGCGCGAGACGACTTGCCAGACGAGCATGGAGCATCCATAACATATCTGATTCGCAAAGCAAACATCTCACATGGTAGAATATCCAAAATTTTGAATACCCTTGTATCACAAGGACTCTTGGAACAGACAAATTCCGACGGAGCCTGCAAGTACAAGATAAGTAATGTAGGTAGGGAGTTTCTCCAAGCATATAATACGTTTAACAGATTTGCAGACAGTTTCGGCCTGACAATCTAGAAATCTTCTTCCTCTATTTCTTCATCTTCAGAGTCTTCAAATTCGTCTTCAAAGTCATTTTCTTCCTCTGAGCTCATGTATGAAACTATTACCAGTCTTTATTTATTTTTTAGAGTACATTCAAACAGTATAATACAACAGAATGTAAATTCAAGGCAACTTGGAATTAATTGTCACCTGTGCTAGGCATTTTGAAGGGGAGACAAGTAAAGAGATTGAGGGTTTTTTAAGGGAGCTTGGAGACAAATCTCCGGAAATAACGATAACAAAATTTTCAGGAATCATCACAGTAAAGACCACACTCTGCCACACCGATATAATTAAACACGTACAAAAAAAATTCGAGGAAGAACCGTGGGCAATAAGATACACCATGAGAATAATACCAATGTTCCAAGTTGTAGAATGCGACATCAGCTCCATCGCAGATTCTGCAATATTTCAGGCACACAAAATGAAACCAGATGAGACATACAGAATTACAATAGAGAAAAGGGATTCAGACATTAAATCGTCTGAGATCATAACAAGCATAGCAGAAAAGCTGCCAAACAGAGTCTCGCTTGAAAATTATGATTGGATTATTCTTATTCAGACGCTTGGCAATATGTGCGGCATTTCGCTGGTAAAAGACGAGGACGTTTTAAGCGTAGAACGCCTAAAGCGAGCCTCATTTGAATAAAACTGCTGCCTTTTCCACCATCAAATCTTCGAGAGGAGAATCGGAAAGTACTGCAGAAAGATGTTTTTTTGATATCCTGAATTGTTTTTTTAGATACGCGTGGTTTTTGCGAAAATCAGATTGTTTTTTTATGTATTTGGAGATAAAGAAGGACAAGTCTTTTGGAATTTCTCTCCCAATTGCAACAAGCATGAAATCGTTTTCTGACTCTATGTCAGATACCATCATTGCTTCAGATATCTGGGTAGTGCACGCAAAACGTAGCAAGATGTCGGTTTGGAGTTTTTTTGATAAAAGCAAGTCTTGTTTTTGCGCAAAGAGAGACAACGATATGATTTTTTTTGCATGTGTGAGGCTCAGAATACATTTTTGCGATATTCCTTCCAAGATCAAGTCAGGAAACCTTTCTCGAATAGAATTCAGAAAGCGATAATTCTGACCCTTTTTATGTATAATGTGAAACAACTGAACAGAAAGACTCTCTGCTTTGAATTTCAATCAGGCACCTCCATGGATTACTGGGATTATGCTCACAGTATCGTTTGTTTGTATCAATGTATTACGACCTTCAAGCGCCGAAGAATCAATTCCGTTTACTGCAACTAGGATATTTTTTGTGTCAAGATCGAGTGTGTTATTTGGCTTTATTGACAACAGATGTTCAAGTAGGTCACCTATGGTTATCGAATTAACATCAAGTATGATGCTTTCTGAATCAAACGATTTTCTTGCGCCGCCCAATAGTTTTATTGTAATCAAATCAGAATGCTATCAATTGGATTCTGGAGCTTGGCTCTCCATGACAATTTCTTCCTGCTCAGAATCTATCTCTGATGTGTTTTCTTCCTCTACCTGCTCGGATGTCTGCTCTACTTGGGCGGTTGTTTCTTCAATTTCTTCTGCCTGTTCTTCTCGTTCAGCTTCGGCACGTGCTTCCCTTTGTTGTTTTTGTGCCTTCGTTGCGGCCTCTAATTTTATGTACTTTGTAATAAATCCGGCCATTTCATTTTTCAAGCCTTTTGAGCGAATAATTGCAATTTGATCCAAAATTTTTTTATTTTCTGTAAAATCTGTGGTAAACTCGTTCTTGTGTTTGTCAAGTACCTGCATTACAAGTCTTCTTATTCTATCCACTCGGTGGATTATTTGTGGGGGTATTTTATAGTTATCACCTAACTTGCACATCTGATGATGTGAGAAAATACATACATGAATTGCTGCAAAATGTTTGAATTTACCAGTAAGCAATACTTTGGTAATGCAGTTTTCCAGTCAGAATCTAAAAGAAATTCTCAATACAACAAATGAAAGAGACCTGTACATTGTAGGCCACATGTACATTGAGAATATGCTCGATAGAATTTTAGAGACAAAATTTAGAATTCCATCAAAAGCGCTTGACAGCACGCTGTTTACCACCAATTTGAAGATGGATATTTTGGAAGAAGCAGGTTTGATCAAAGGCAGAGTGAAAAAGAATGTAGAGTTGTTATTCAGAATCAGAAATAGATACGCGCATAAGTTGGCCCCAAACGAGCAGCGCATATGCAATTACATAAGGGAGCTCGATTTGCTTGGCGTTACAGTCAATACAAGTAAAAAATATGAAAAGTATAGAATATGCGTCATACGCACAGTTTCTGCTCTAAATAGAATATTGACAAGCTGACAATATGTATGAATTATCA
This region includes:
- the uppS gene encoding polyprenyl diphosphate synthase codes for the protein MAVILDGNRRWAKKALAASEVGHHIGADAVENLLDWCEELDIKIITLYVLSTENLARADKELDYLFDLIHQRLEKLYNDPRIHKNKMRVKAIGRTELLPDFINDVLNRLDETTKNYDRHYLNIAIAYGGQMELVDAVKKIAAKVRDGTLEINDINKETVESNLYTAHLPQSSPDLILRTSGEQRMSGFLLWQGAYSELIFMDILWPEFRKIDLLRAIRTFQKRNRRIGK
- the cgi121 gene encoding KEOPS complex subunit Cgi121, which translates into the protein MKFKAESLSVQLFHIIHKKGQNYRFLNSIRERFPDLILEGISQKCILSLTHAKKIISLSLFAQKQDLLLSKKLQTDILLRFACTTQISEAMMVSDIESENDFMLVAIGREIPKDLSFFISKYIKKQSDFRKNHAYLKKQFRISKKHLSAVLSDSPLEDLMVEKAAVLFK
- a CDS encoding MoaD/ThiS family protein; this translates as MITIKLLGGARKSFDSESIILDVNSITIGDLLEHLLSIKPNNTLDLDTKNILVAVNGIDSSALEGRNTLIQTNDTVSIIPVIHGGA
- a CDS encoding Fe(2+)-trafficking protein produces the protein MARNCTKCKSEIPDSEQLDPVASTYPCCNKCWEEWKTYRIMVMNELRLDMSLPEHRKLLKKNEKIFVGVLTPQGDIIDFTNENNRKPDKPQV
- a CDS encoding adenylosuccinate synthetase, which translates into the protein MPSLVIVGGFFGDEGKGKIISYLAQKDKPTIVVRGGAGPNAGHTIEDGNKKYKVRMLPSGFLNKKAKLMIGPGVVVNPDVLHKEISEFDVASRTFVDYNTGIIEKIHTDADSAGRLKEKIGSTGSGTGPANADRAMRTLKMARDIPSLKQYLADVPAEINLALEHDENVLVEGTQGTFLSLFHGSYPYVTSKDVTASGICADIGLGPKNVDDVMVVFKSYVTRVGEGLLEGELSKEETAARGWAEIGTVTGRQRRAAEFNFNMAKRAVMLNSATQIGLTKLDVLFPECAHAQSFDTLSDKAKAFVTKIEDETDVPVTLIGTGPGVTDIIDLRS
- a CDS encoding orotidine 5'-phosphate decarboxylase, with translation MTSYRQAIRSLASEKSPLILANDYDKATNFESKTLQNIRNLSRYICAIKMNFHVLLPLGYKQIKKITKTAHDSGLVCIADIKLNDIGNTNNVTVRTLWDMGFDAVIVNPMMGPANLQNLVRLAHKNRKGIISLCHMSSPEAKVTYELPVDSQKTPLYHLFLKWAIKMQTDGIIVGATFPEIVMFCKKKTKNKLEIYSPGIGTQGGDIQKTIAAGSSYLIVGRTILAAKDPKQAAKSLFDLTKN
- a CDS encoding bis(5'-nucleosyl)-tetraphosphatase; the encoded protein is MVDERSSGILLFRHEGEKVKFLLLHYPSGHWDFIKGRIEKNEQLKEAALREAREETGITDIEFVDGYEEKIQYSYQYDGKTIQKEVVFFLAKTKTSDVILSDEHLDFVWLEFDEAYKKITYQNARTLLAKARSLVFGQIK
- a CDS encoding winged helix-turn-helix domain-containing protein; protein product: MKIIGDILTTARDDLPDEHGASITYLIRKANISHGRISKILNTLVSQGLLEQTNSDGACKYKISNVGREFLQAYNTFNRFADSFGLTI
- a CDS encoding THUMP domain-containing protein; translation: MELIVTCARHFEGETSKEIEGFLRELGDKSPEITITKFSGIITVKTTLCHTDIIKHVQKKFEEEPWAIRYTMRIIPMFQVVECDISSIADSAIFQAHKMKPDETYRITIEKRDSDIKSSEIITSIAEKLPNRVSLENYDWIILIQTLGNMCGISLVKDEDVLSVERLKRASFE